GACGAAGGTGGGCGGTGCGGGGGTGGCCGAGGCCACCGTGACGGTCGCGTCGTACGTCGTGGCCGCGGTCAGGCGCACCGCGAACGGTGCGGCGACCACGTCGTCCGGGCTCATGTTGTCGAAGCCCGTGCTGAACGCCAACGCCGCCGCCGTGCCGGCGGTCGGGTGCTCGGCGTAGGTGGTGCCGTCCGTGCTGCCCTCCATGCTGAAGCTACCGGCGGTGAACGTGCCCGAGGCGTACTCGGAGTCGTTCCAGGCGGCGAGGGTGATCGTGGCGCCGAGGCCGAGCGCGAGCCCGCCGGCCAGGATCGCCTTGAGCTTGCGACGACCTCCTCGACTGCTCGACTCGCCCGTCGTCATCCCTGTCGGTCCAGTCAACTTGTCCTCCTCGTGC
Above is a window of Verrucosispora sp. NA02020 DNA encoding:
- a CDS encoding SipW-dependent-type signal peptide-containing protein, whose product is MTGPTGMTTGESSSRGGRRKLKAILAGGLALGLGATITLAAWNDSEYASGTFTAGSFSMEGSTDGTTYAEHPTAGTAAALAFSTGFDNMSPDDVVAAPFAVRLTAATTYDATVTVASATPAPPTFVGLTYGIATVPTFGDCAPTPTTPTWIVAEGTALDSVTGAVSFNLTQGTPPTTPGAPVFLCFVVTADAGLVQGTSVTETWQLLAESV